CCGAGCGACTGCAACGAGATCTCTGCCTTAAACCCCTTCACGGGCGCCTCCATCAGCTTCCCCCGGAAGTATCCCGCGGACGCCTCCGGCGGACGCATGGTCTCGACGGGCTCGTCGCCGATGGTGGTGCTATGCAGCTTCCACGACAAGCAACACGGAGCCATGGTCGATCTGAGTTCCCAATCCGCGCCCGAGTTGATCTTCGCGGCCAAACCAGCCCTCGACTCGTTCGCCTCCGTGGTATCCTGCCAAGGCCGCGTATACGCCATGGACAGGAAGGGAACCGTCGCGGAGCTCGGACGCCACTGGAAGATCACCACCATCGTCGACGGCGGCTGGCGCCAGGAGGCATCGCGTCCCTCGTTTCTCGTAGACAACTCAGAGGAGCTGCTGGTTGTGCGTCCTCCAGTGCCCGGGAAGGTCCTGCAGGTCTACGCGGTCGATCTCGAGAATAGGGTTCTCCGGATGATCAAGAGCATCGGGAACCGTGCCATCTTTGTCGGCGATCGGTCTCTGTCGGCTTGCGCTGATGGCCTTCCTACCATTGAAGCCAACTGCGTCTACTACATTGGCGGCGTGTTCGAACTGGAGAAGCAGTGCGGGATTTACATGCATTGTCTCGAGGACGGCGGCAGGGAAAAGCTCATCGAGCCCATTGACATGCAACTCCGCCCCTTGAGCCTTACAAGGATACTCATGGACTACGCAAACTATGGCGACATGATGGAGCCTGATATTCTAGCCGCCTACGCACCTGCTCTCTTTTTTCTACTGAATGATGAATGAAGAAGACTCAACCGCTTTAAAGATTTATTATCTATGAACAACAAAATATCCAAGTACATGAGGATTATTTGATAAGAAATCGATGTTGTCATAATACATATCTTGCTATATTGATTATTCTGCTATGTGAACATGTGCCTTATGTGGGTAACCCCTAACCCGGCAGTTCAAACGGGGGCGGTAAAATTAGCAGTTTTAATTTTTGGGTGTACAAATTCACGGACCGCACGAGTGTCATTACATAACATAATGGCTCAGTAAGATCACTGAGCACCATGTGGCTCGCCGAGAAGAGGCGCACATGCCAACGAGATAATAGAGGAAGGTGGCCGGGGAGATTTGGGCGTGATGGGTCGCTCACAAACCCTTTTCTCATATCAGCTGGGTCAGAAAATGGGCGGTTGGTAGATCACAACAAAAAATATTCTCTGTGTAGCACGGTTTTTAAAACAGCTTGGATGCAGTCAAAACATGCTCCAAGAAGAACGTCCGATTCGGTCGTTTCTCCGTGGCTAGGCTCTGACGAGCGCGAGCACGCGTCGGCAAGAGTGGCCGCGGCGCCTCCAGAAAGCGCGCGATAAATCCTGTCACCGACCCCTCTCCCCTCTCACTCTCGCCCGTGCTCACTCGCCTTCTCCTCTCCCTTCTCTCCCCTCTCGCCACCGGCGGTTGTACTGCCGTCGGTAGATCGAAGAGCACCGCGAGCAAGAGGCGTCCAGGGACACCCTCTTCCTCGGTTCAAGCTCGCGTGCACGGACCCCCACTTCTCCGATTCAAGCTCAGCTCGTCAAGGACATCCATGGCAGTAAGATGACGAGTGAAAACCGATAGAAGATCGTTCTGAGAGTAAACTTGCAAGTTGGATTTGCAAACTCCTCTCATATGGAGATTGGTTGGTTCTTATTAACTCAGAGTTGACAAGCCTTCCAATGTTTATGCTATCTTCTTTTAAAATACCTAAATGAGTGTGAAAGAGATTGGACTTCTTTAGACCGAGATTTTTGTGGCAAAATGAAGGCCACAAGCGAAAGTATAGACTTACCCACTGGAACATCATTTGTAGACCCAAGGAGCAGGGAGGTCTTGGAGTGGAGGTATTGAAAATAAAAAAGTAATTGTTTACTAAGTAAATGGATTTTTAAACTCTTAAATGAATATGGTGTATGGCAAGGGTAGGTACACAATAAATATCTTCAATCCAAATCGTTGTTGCAAGTTAAGCCTAAGCCTATGAACTCTGCTTTTCGGATAGGTCTTATAAAGGTCAAAGAAGAGTTTTTTATGTCGCCTCCGCTATCATAGGTAATGGTGAACCAACCCGATTTTTGGAGGACACGTGGTTAGGCACCACACCACTTTCACATCAGTATCCATCTTTATACAACATGGCACGACGAAAGAGTGCTTCTGTTGCTAATGTGATGTCTCGTATGCCTTTAAACATAGATTTTAGGCAAGCTCTAATGGGTAGTAGAGGGGATCGATGAACCCACTTGTGTACGCGGTTGATGGATGTTACATTTTTTGACACAACCGGACAAATTTGTCAGGAAGTTATACCCGGCGAAATCCAGGGCCTGTGCAAAACTTGAAAATGGGCCCTATCTCATTATAAAAATAGAACTAATGAAAAATTATAATGTCTATATATATGTAACTTAAGAATTACTCTTGGCGTCCATAGATTCTTACGTCGTGGTAAAATCGTCACAAAACTATTTCAACAGAAAACATATAGTCTAAAAAGTCAATCGGATCGGCGGTCCGACCGGAAATACCCACATCTAATAATTTTGATACATTTAAAATGTTTGAATATGATAAGTCAAGATAGTATTGTACTTCAGTTGTCTAACGTATTTATGATTTGAACTATAAATTTGTTCCAGCAGTAAGTATAGTGTGATTTGTACATGCAACTCATCTATGTACTATTCAATGCTAATAAATTGCATGATCAACATCAATAAAAAAAATTGGACATAATAAAAAAACGAGTTGTGCTTATTTTACATAAGTATTTGCATCGTACATAGGCATCACTAAGAATAGCAGAAAACGTgagaaaacaaagaaacaagtcGAAAAAAATAAACAAACGTGCTGGGCTTATTTACACCAGTATATTTGCAAATAGAATATgagaaaacagcaaaaacaatgAAACAAATTGTGTTAACTGTGAGAATCGAGCTCTTAACCTACTGTCCAATCAAGCATGCTGGCACAACAAGACAACTTGGGCTGAGAAATTTATTTGACTATATACTTAAGCGCACAATATATAAAAGTAGAATTAAGGAATTTTGGGTCCCTAAAATCTAACACCCAGGTCATAAAATCTTTGGTCCATCTCCGCCTTCAGATTGTTGTGGCACCGTAGGACAAAATTGCATGTGAGGTCAAATGCCCCACGTACATTCTCAGGTAGATCTTCAGCATATACAGGTAGCGGTTCTTCATCCAGAACAGTCGCATCAGTCTCCCCTTGACAGATCCTGACATCTTGAGCAAAACAGTACCGTGATCAGCCTAGAAATCCGATACCAGCTGATAAGGCACGAACTAGCGAAACACCGAATTCATGTGAATATGTGGCCCGATCTTTCACGATACAAGTAGCAGCAGCAAATACTTCCAATCAAACAAGGATGCAAGATCGTAAGAGAAAACTAGTGTTGAGTATATTGGATCAACTCCAGGCGCAGCAGCAACAAAATCCCTCGTGGATGAGCAacaaaatttggtgttcctcgacATGAGACTTTTTAACTCACGATAAAAAAAAAATCTACGATACAAGGCCGAAGCCTGACCCATGAGCAacaaaatttggtgttcctcaacATGAGACTTTTCTGTAGTTTTATTTAACTCACGataaaaaaaaaatctaagatacaaggccaaagatctaccctaaaccctaagcctGCCTGTTATATAGGTGACCCATGACTCGTACCTAACCTACCAAAAACCTATGCAACCAAAACTGATCGATCCGGACTCTCTCCCTCTTACAGTATCTAATACATCTTTCCTAATTAATTATGCGGCTACTCGTACATCAATAACTAGTTTGAAAAATGAAGGACTTAACTATAGCTAGGATGGAAAAGATGGATTCGCAAAAGAAAAGGATGGAAAAGAtcggagtgggacttcgatcgATCCAACCATGATGGACGGGCATGGTGGCCTGAACATCGGTATTACTGTATCCGGTGCAACTAGCTGGACAGGAGTATTGACAATAGAATTAAGACGTTCCTTGTTGCCGCGATATGTCGACTTGGTCGCCGAAAGGGGAGAAGATAGGGAGAGGCAGGGCGCGTCGGCGTCCACATCCTCGCCATTGGGACTGGGAGGACGAGCAGCCGGCCGAGCTAGGCCTCAGTCATGGCGCACTGGCACGACGGGGGACAGGACTGAGAtttttatttttccttttttattaCTTTTTTACATATTTACATATTCTCACCTTAGGAAATTGCTCAGATTTTTGTCACGTCGTCCgtccaggtgggtcccacttgtcagaaagGCTGTCAATTAGGTATCACTGTTCCATTAGTGCACATTGCAAAAATGTTGTAGAGTGACAATTTATGGGATTATTTTGACAAGTGGTAGTTTTTCGAAATTTATGCACAAAAATGGTAGTTTTATGCTAAGAACTTCTAGAATATACCACTTTCAAATAACGATTATGTTCAACTATATCGTATGGCCAAAAAATACTGTATGGTATGGGCAATGAAGAAGGTTGTGTGCATCTACTGATGCAGAGGCAGAGGCCAGGATACCCATTTCGAAAAGAAAATAACTATATGGTATTGGCAATGAAGCAAATTAATAAATATCCAATTAATGCCACATTGAAAAGTTACAATAAATTGTTTCCCTCAAATAGAGATACGTGTGCTGCTTGAAATATCGGGTGCGGGGGAGTGTCAATTTTTACTGAGGAGAGAGGCGGCTCGAGGGGGAAACGGTTGAGGGCTCATTTTGTAGCTTggatgtaaaaaaaaaaaaaatttttgtTCCAAAATGCTACGTTAGACTGTTATCTAAGAAACAGCGCATCACTCTGTTAATTCTAAATACCAACCTTGTATAGTTATAAAGATTGGTAAGAGAGGGAAATATTTGATCCTTCACCACTTTCCCCCTCCCCTCTCACCGCTCTCGCTCCTCTCGTTGGTAGTCGCAGAGATCTTACCGGGCCGCCCCCAACTCCTATCTGGCGGCGCTGACGGCCGGAGATGGAGAAGGGGGGGCGCCGGAGTAGTTAGGGTAGCTAGGTTTGTTGGCCGTGTGTCGGTAGTGGGCTCTTTGCCCGGTAGTTGGAGACGAGCGGCAGATCTCGACGCCCAGATCTTGCTTGCTTTAAGGCTTCTCCTTACCTTGCGGGCCAATTTTTTGTGCTCGGGTGTCGTGCTCCTCTGTTCTTGCTGGCCGACCGAGGTGGCGAGGAGGAAGAACGGTGCGACGCCACCCACCCTGTGACAGCGAAGCCTCCGGCCGGCCGTGGTGGTGAGGTGAGGCAGAGGTGCTCCTTGGTGGCCTTTTGCATCTAGAGGTGGCTTTTGCCCTCCGGTGGCAGGGGTGGTTCGTGCGGAGCATTGGAGGCGACATGGCTTGGCCTCCCTTCCTCTTCCAAGCTATCGAGGTGACGGCGTGGGGGTGGTAGGTCATCCATGGCCCGTGTCTCTTCCTCCTGCTCCGGGGATCGACGAAGAGTGGGCTTGTCCTCGGCCTTCTCAAGCTGTAGATCCTAGTGAATCCAAGCTTTGCGGCGGACGAAGCTATCCGCGGCTGAGAGAGCCGCTTTGTGCTCGGCAGAGTCCGAGCCTCTTCTTCCCAGAGGCCAAGAAGAGGTCCAAGGGGAAGATCTTCCACTCATGCCACGATGCTGAACCAAGTGGTTCTTCCCCGGTGCCGGCGTCCTCTATGTGGTGGAGCAAGTTGACGGCGAGATCCGTCAGAAGCGGTGCAAAACTTCTAGGACATGATGGCTTTTTACCAAAATTTTCTAGGGCTTCTTCTGTAAAAGTTCAGTCCTTATCCCAAAATCCCCTAATCTATAAGGGATTTGATGTAAAATGTAACCCTCACTTGGTCAATATATGCAACTTCTAGGGTCTTCGGGCCCTATTCCCgttcaaaagaagaagaaaaaagagggAAATGGATCGCAGGTTAATTCTGTTGTAGTGCGTTGCAAATGTTCCAGGTATTCCACTCTTGCTCATCCAAAGCGTAAGCTGCCGGTGCAACATGATACGTTCTTTTTCTTCTAGACCATGCAGGCCGATATTTAGATAACGGTCTGCACCGAGAATAATATTTTGCATTATGAGTTCTTAATTGTTTCGTCTACCTTGGTACACCATCCTTGTACATTTTGACCAATTATCACTCTGGATTTTGCAGTGTGATGCACCGAGTAACAACCATCTGAGGCTGAAATTGACCATCAAAGACTCAAAGAGTTTCACCAGAAACCCACCTTGCAAACATAGCAAGGCATTGCTTTGGCATGTACTCTGGAGCAGTATGTCCGCCGCCCTAATTAACAAACGACAAATTAATATATATTTATTCTTTTTGTGAAGAACATTATATATTTATTCTGTGTAGTATATCATTCTTATATGTTAGCAAATTATGCTACAACCCCTGCCATTGGCGTACAGATAAGGTCTGTGCACAGAAATGGAAAAATGGGAAAGAATGACATCCAGGTCTCGTACCTTCACGGTTGCGAATGTGAGGTTATTTGAATATGACCTTGTATATCTGCATATAAGAGAAGATCCTCATGAGCATCAGGACATGTGTCAACCCATCCAATTGCAAGTTGCAACCCACGACTGACAAATCAGTCCGGAAAGCACACTGGCATGCGGGGACAAGCTAGAATTTGTTTTGTTTCACAATGTGCTCTCAACTAGCTGGTGTAGTGCGACTCACCCTGCAACTTGTGCATCGACATACCATGGTCTCCACTCATTCACAACAGAGAAATTCAGAGACCTGATCCAGGCTTGCGTGCCGATGAAAGGTATGACCATGTCGTGATCACCACTGTAAACTAGACATTTGTAGCCTCTTTTAGTGACCTCGAGATGATATTTCACTGAACTGTGAATATCGTTAGCGTACAGTATGTCGTAGTTGCATCTTATCCATAAAGGAACTGCTCCCTGCAACATAGAATGTAATTGATAAACATTAGCAATCAGGAAACAGCAACTGATTATTCACGACACTTGGTGTGAATTACCATGTGGATACCAAGAGCCTCTCTGACTATTTCATTGTTTGCCCATGTTCTGGACATAAGATATTCTGCCGTCTGTGATGAAATCCGAATAGTTAGAGAGAATCCGTTTATGTTCTAGTAAGGAAGAAGAGCAAACTAAGTTGCGCTTGGTCACTAACTCTGCACTCTGTAGAAATCTCAGACAGTTGAAGCCCGGTCCTGGCAGTGTAGTCTTGCAGCCGGAGCATCTCCCGTGCACCTGAACTCAGCTTCAGATTGTATCGATGTGGGCTTGCAAAAGTGCACATTGGCTCCAGAATATGGTTTGGGCATATGTCCTTGACACACTTTGTGAACAAACCATTTCAATGGCTACTCATACAGAAATGGGAAAAAAAAGATAATTGGATACCTCATCAATGACATCATGACTACTTGTGCACTGACGGCTTTGCTGTCTGCTTTGGTCTGCACCGCAGCTATCCTTGTATGCCTGAAAATAGCAAAACGCAAAATAACGATAAACTGAACTGCAAAGGCAAGCATAATACTAGTGTGCAGACTTGATTTCTTATTGCTGAAACAAATACAGGAATATTCATCAAGTTTCTTTACTCCCAGTCATGCAGAGTTACCGAAGCAAAAGGACTTGCATGAAATTGTTCACCCGTGTTCTAAAATTTAGTAACCTGTTCACACATTTTTATTACCTATTGAAACTATTACAACATTCCCGGAATAACAATATGCTACAGCTTGCAACTAGTCGTATATATTTGAGTTTTTTTTTATCGAAGTACCCACTTAATATGTGAGGTCATGCATGTATCCAAGTAGTAAGATCGCTTTCACAAAGAAGAAATAATACCTGGTACATTTCATCAGATATGAGACCCATTCCATGAGCAAACGGTACTTTGGCTGGATTGTCAAAATTCCCATCCGTGACTGGATTACCCACAAGGTAACCCTGATCATGAGTTCATGACATGTCACATTAGCATGGAAGTAAGTTGGAGCTAAACTAACTTTCGGAGGTCATTTACAACAGGGACGGAATCAAACATGGTAGTTGCGCTCTATTAGCATACTGTAGAATTCTCAACCTTTAGATTAAGAGCTGGCCCATTGCCATCTTCCTTCCCTTTAGCAATTTCAAGGGTGATGGCTGGCACAATCATACCACTGTAGGAGTCACCGGCAACGTAGAAAGGGTTTGACAAGAACTCTGGGTGCTCATCAAACCACTGCAAAAGTAAGAAACGTTAGCATCTGCGGTTCGTATATACTAGTAATGGTTGGGCGATCCAACAAGTGTATTATACGTGACCTTTGTGAGGAAGACGACAATTTGCGTGACAGCTTTGGTGTCACTTGATTCGTATCCTTGTGGTGTTACGGAGTATGAGAAGCCAGTTCCTACAGGGGAATCCAGGAAGATGACATTGCTAACCTAGGTGGGATCAAGACGTGCAGTTCAGATT
This region of Lolium perenne isolate Kyuss_39 chromosome 2, Kyuss_2.0, whole genome shotgun sequence genomic DNA includes:
- the LOC139835565 gene encoding uncharacterized protein, producing the protein MAMAVDWSSLQSELLNLVADGLLATGDVDYYASLRAVCHSWRDATADPRGPDPRFRPRSWVMIDSHAEDAQDSRRLFLNIDTGRFVWKELPVLRDCACLATDNDGLLLLQRPSDCNEISALNPFTGASISFPRKYPADASGGRMVSTGSSPMVVLCSFHDKQHGAMVDLSSQSAPELIFAAKPALDSFASVVSCQGRVYAMDRKGTVAELGRHWKITTIVDGGWRQEASRPSFLVDNSEELLVVRPPVPGKVLQVYAVDLENRVLRMIKSIGNRAIFVGDRSLSACADGLPTIEANCVYYIGGVFELEKQCGIYMHCLEDGGREKLIEPIDMQLRPLSLTRILMDYANYGDMMEPDILAAYAPALFFLLNDE
- the LOC127333693 gene encoding serine carboxypeptidase-like 2 isoform X2 — its product is MRTSTLVASICLLLLLPFSASSSSSSSNSRSIPISNFSFPQQRNIITHLPGFEGPLPFQLQTGYVEVDEHNGVRLFYYFIRSERNPAEDPVMLWLTGGPGCSAFSGLVYEIGPLSFDRRTYVDGLPKLLYKPDSWTKVSNVIFLDSPVGTGFSYSVTPQGYESSDTKAVTQIVVFLTKWFDEHPEFLSNPFYVAGDSYSGMIVPAITLEIAKGKEDGNGPALNLKGYLVGNPVTDGNFDNPAKVPFAHGMGLISDEMYQAYKDSCGADQSRQQSRQCTSSHDVIDEDICPNHILEPMCTFASPHRYNLKLSSGAREMLRLQDYTARTGLQLSEISTECRTAEYLMSRTWANNEIVREALGIHMGAVPLWIRCNYDILYANDIHSSVKYHLEVTKRGYKCLVYSGDHDMVIPFIGTQAWIRSLNFSVVNEWRPWYVDAQVAGYTRSYSNNLTFATVKADHGTVLLKMSGSVKGRLMRLFWMKNRYLYMLKIYLRMYVGHLTSHAILSYGATTI
- the LOC127333693 gene encoding serine carboxypeptidase-like 2 isoform X1, with amino-acid sequence MRTSTLVASICLLLLLPFSASSSSSSSNSRSIPISNFSFPQQRNIITHLPGFEGPLPFQLQTGYVEVDEHNGVRLFYYFIRSERNPAEDPVMLWLTGGPGCSAFSGLVYEIGPLSFDRRTYVDGLPKLLYKPDSWTKVSNVIFLDSPVGTGFSYSVTPQGYESSDTKAVTQIVVFLTKWFDEHPEFLSNPFYVAGDSYSGMIVPAITLEIAKGKEDGNGPALNLKGYLVGNPVTDGNFDNPAKVPFAHGMGLISDEMYQAYKDSCGADQSRQQSRQCTSSHDVIDECVKDICPNHILEPMCTFASPHRYNLKLSSGAREMLRLQDYTARTGLQLSEISTECRTAEYLMSRTWANNEIVREALGIHMGAVPLWIRCNYDILYANDIHSSVKYHLEVTKRGYKCLVYSGDHDMVIPFIGTQAWIRSLNFSVVNEWRPWYVDAQVAGYTRSYSNNLTFATVKADHGTVLLKMSGSVKGRLMRLFWMKNRYLYMLKIYLRMYVGHLTSHAILSYGATTI
- the LOC127333693 gene encoding serine carboxypeptidase-like 2 isoform X3, translated to MRTSTLVASICLLLLLPFSASSSSSSSNSRSIPISNFSFPQQRNIITHLPGFEGPLPFQLQTGYVEVDEHNGVRLFYYFIRSERNPAEDPVMLWLTGGPGCSAFSGLVYEIGPLSFDRRTYVDGLPKLLYKPDSWTKVSNVIFLDSPVGTGFSYSVTPQGYESSDTKAVTQIVVFLTKWFDEHPEFLSNPFYVAGDSYSGMIVPAITLEIAKGKEDGNGPALNLKGYLVGNPVTDGNFDNPAKVPFAHGMGLISDEMYQAYKDSCGADQSRQQSRQCTSSHDVIDECVKDICPNHILEPMCTFASPHRYNLKLSSGAREMLRLQDYTARTGLQLSEISTECRTAEYLMSRTWANNEIVREALGIHMGAVPLWIRCNYDILYANDIHSSVKYHLEVTKRGYKCLVYSGDHDMVIPFIGTQAWIRSLNFSVVNEWRPWYVDAQVAGYTRSYSNNLTFATVKMSGSVKGRLMRLFWMKNRYLYMLKIYLRMYVGHLTSHAILSYGATTI
- the LOC127333693 gene encoding serine carboxypeptidase-like 2 isoform X5, which encodes MRTSTLVASICLLLLLPFSASSSSSSSNSRSIPISNFSFPQQRNIITHLPGFEGPLPFQLQTGYVEVDEHNGVRLFYYFIRSERNPAEDPVMLWLTGGPGCSAFSGLVYEIGPLSFDRRTYVDGLPKLLYKPDSWTKVSNVIFLDSPVGTGFSYSVTPQGYESSDTKAVTQIVVFLTKWFDEHPEFLSNPFYVAGDSYSGMIVPAITLEIAKGKEDGNGPALNLKGYLVGNPVTDGNFDNPAKVPFAHGMGLISDEMYQAYKDSCGADQSRQQSRQCTSSHDVIDECVKDICPNHILEPMCTFASPHRYNLKLSSGAREMLRLQDYTARTGLQLSEISTECRTAEYLMSRTWANNEIVREALGIHMGAVPLWIRCNYDILYANDIHSSVKYHLEVTKRGYKCLVYSGDHDMVIPFIGTQAWIRSLNFSVVNEWRPWYVDAQVAGYTRSYSNNLTFATVKDLSRGD
- the LOC127333693 gene encoding serine carboxypeptidase-like 2 isoform X4 yields the protein MRTSTLVASICLLLLLPFSASSSSSSSNSRSIPISNFSFPQQRNIITHLPGFEGPLPFQLQTGYVEVDEHNGVRLFYYFIRSERNPAEDPVMLWLTGGPGCSAFSGLVYEIGPLSFDRRTYVDGLPKLLYKPDSWTKVSNVIFLDSPVGTGFSYSVTPQGYESSDTKAVTQIVVFLTKWFDEHPEFLSNPFYVAGDSYSGMIVPAITLEIAKGKEDGNGPALNLKGYLVGNPVTDGNFDNPAKVPFAHGMGLISDEMYQAYKDSCGADQSRQQSRQCTSSHDVIDECVKDICPNHILEPMCTFASPHRYNLKLSSGAREMLRLQDYTARTGLQLSEISTECRTAEYLMSRTWANNEIVREALGIHMGAVPLWIRCNYDILYANDIHSSVKYHLEVTKRGYKCLVYSGDHDMVIPFIGTQAWIRSLNFSVVNEWRPWYVDAQVAGYTRSYSNNLTFATVKGGGHTAPEYMPKQCLAMFARWVSGETL